Proteins encoded by one window of Rutidosis leptorrhynchoides isolate AG116_Rl617_1_P2 chromosome 7, CSIRO_AGI_Rlap_v1, whole genome shotgun sequence:
- the LOC139859568 gene encoding LOW QUALITY PROTEIN: UDP-glycosyltransferase 91A1-like (The sequence of the model RefSeq protein was modified relative to this genomic sequence to represent the inferred CDS: inserted 2 bases in 1 codon) gives MTENSKQLHIAMLPWLAFGHLIPFLELAKHMATRGHHISFISTPRNIDRLPQIPQSLAPFITFVKINLPKLENLTENEESTKDLPFNKVEYLKIACDHLQRPITDFLKASAPYWIIYDFVTYWLGPLAREHGVLSAYFSVFPATILGFXGSPKVTMNGDNSNEPQDFTKKPKWVPFESQVRASQFQLNRAYEMMHGSEERLSDTYRFGATIDGCDAVLVRSSYEFEPEWLNLTKQLYEKPVIPVGLLPAAGTDNSTNACWLETKLWLDKHDKGTVVYVAFGTETKPSQYESTQLALGLELSGLPFYWVLIDQRGSSDDEVIELPDGFEERTRGRGVVCRGWAPQFKILSHDSVGVLLIHSGMSSVVEGLQLGKPLVMLPFIVDQGIIASYLVEKRMACMVYRDEVDGSFEPESVAESLSLVMVKEQGKVYRDKAKEMMPLIRSTDVQYKYLQELMVFLQNYS, from the exons ATGACAGAAAATAGCAAGCAGCTTCACATAGCAATGCTTCCATGGCTTGCTTTTGGCCACCTTATTCCGTTTCTCGAACTCGCAAAACATATGGCCACAAGAGGCCATCACATTTCCTTCATTTCAACCCCTCGAAACATCGATCGTCTCCCTCAAATCCCACAATCCTTAGCTCCTTTCATCACTTTCGTCAAAATCAATCTACCAAAACTCGAAAATCTCACAGAAAATGAGGAATCCACAAAAGATTTACCCTTCAATAAGGTTGAGTACCTCAAAATCGCATGCGACCACCTCCAAAGGCCGATAACAGATTTCCTTAAAGCGTCAGCACCCTATTGGATCATTTATGACTTCGTTACGTATTGGTTGGGACCATTAGCTCGAGAACATGGCGTCCTAAGCGCTTATTTTAGCGTTTTTCCGGCTACGATCCTTGGTTT AGGTTCACCAAAGGTGACAATGAATGGAGATAATAGTAATGAACCTCAAGATTTTACTAAAAAGCCAAAGTGGGTGCCGTTCGAATCTCAAGTTCGAGCTAGTCAATTTCAGCTTAATAGAGCTTATGAGATGATGCATGGCAGCGAAGAAAGGTTGAGTGATACATATAGATTTGGTGCCACCATTGATGGTTGTGATGCGGTGCTTGTGAGAAGTAGTTATGAGTTCGAGCCCGAATGGTTGAATCTAACGAAACAACTTTACGAGAAGCCCGTTATTCCTGTCGGACTTCTACCGGCGGCAGGTACCGACAATAGCACAAATGCATGTTGGTTGGAGACAAAATTGTGGCTGGATAAGCATGACAAAGGTACGGTAGTATATGTTGCATTTGGAACTGAAACCAAACCGAGTCAATATGAGTCAACTCAGTTGGCTTTAGGATTAGAGTTGAGCGGATTGCCCTTTTATTGGGTGTTAATAGATCAACGTGGGTCATCAGATGACGAGGTAATCGAGTTGCCAGATGGATTTGAGGAGCGGACACGAGGACGTGGGGTGGTGTGTAGAGGTTGGGCCCCACAGTTTAAAATACTGAGTCATGACTCGGTGGGTGTGTTGTTGATTCATTCGGGTATGAGTTCAGTTGTGGAAGGACTTCAACTCGGTAAACCACTTGTAATGTTGCCATTTATTGTTGATCAAGGAATAATTGCAAGTTATTTGGTGGAGAAAAGAATGGCATGTATGGTTTATAGGGACGAGGTTGATGGGTCGTTTGAGCCGGAATCAGTTGCTGAGTCACTGAGTCTTGTGATGGTTAAGGAACAAGGGAAAGTATATAGAGATAAAGCCAAAGAGATGATGCCTTTGATCCGTAGCACAGATGTTCAATACAAGTATTTGCAGGAGTTGATGGTTTTTCTTCAAAATTATTCATGA
- the LOC139859567 gene encoding LOW QUALITY PROTEIN: UDP-glycosyltransferase 91A1-like (The sequence of the model RefSeq protein was modified relative to this genomic sequence to represent the inferred CDS: inserted 2 bases in 1 codon; deleted 1 base in 1 codon), producing the protein MAETSKKLHIAMLPWLAFGHIIPFLEXKGHRISFISTPRNIDRLPQIPQSLAPFITFVKFNLPKLKNLPENAESTKDLPFNKVTYLKIASDHLQKPITNFFKESAPDWIIYDFVTYWLGPLARKHGLLSAYFSVCPAVILCYFGSPKVILYGDGSNEPQDFTKKPKWVPFESQVRPSLFQLTRVQEMMLSSDEKLSDTYRFGSTIDGCDVVLVKSCCFEFEPEWFNLIKQLYEKPVIPVGLLPATGTDRNANVCWLETKLWLDKHEKGTVVYIAFRTETKPSQYELTQLALGLELSELPFYWVLIDQLGSSDDEVTKLPHGFEERTSGRGVVCRSWAPQFKILSHDSLGGLLIHSGTSSVVEGLQLGKPLVLLPFIIDQGIMASYLVEKKMACMVNRDEVDGSFEPESVAESLNLVMVKQEGKVYRDKAKEMMSLIGSTNVQDKYLQELMAFLQNYQ; encoded by the exons ATGGCAGAAACTAGCAAGAAGCTTCACATAGCAATGCTTCCATGGCTTGCGTTTGGTCACATTATTCCTTTTCTTGA AAAAGGCCATCGCATTTCCTTCATTTCAACCCCTCGAAACATCGATCGTCTCCCTCAAATCCCACAATCCTTAGCTCCTTTCATCACTTTCGTCAAATTCAATCTACCAAAACTCAAAAATCTCCCCGAAAACGCGGAATCAACAAAAGATTTACCCTTCAACAAGGTTACGTACCTCAAAATCGCAAGTGACCACCTCCAAAAGCCGATTACAAATTTTTTTAAAGAGTCAGCCCCTGATTGGATAATTTATGATTTTGTTACGTATTGGTTGGGGCCATTAGCTCGGAAACATGGCCTCCTGAGTGCTTACTTCAGTGTTTGTCCGGCTGTGATTCTTTGTTACTTTGGTTCACCAAAGGTGATATTGTATGGAGATGGTAGTAATGAACCCCAAGATTTCACTAAAAAGCCAAAGTGGGTGCCATTCGAATCTCAAGTTCGGCCTAGTCTATTTCAGCTTACTAGAGTTCAAGAGATGATGCTTAGTAGCGATGAAAAGTTGAGTGATACTTATAGATTTGGATCCACCATTGATGGTTGTGATGTGGTGCTTGTGAAAAGTTGT TGTTTCGAGTTCGAGCCTGAATGGTTTAATCTAATTAAACAACTTTACGAGAAACCCGTTATTCCAGTGGGACTTCTACCGGCAACAG GTACTGACAGGAACGCGAATGTATGTTGGTTGGAAACAAAATTGTGGCTGGATAAGCATGAAAAAGGCACAGTAGTTTATATTGCATTTAGAACTGAAACAAAACCGAGTCAATATGAGTTAACTCAGTTGGCTTTAGGGTTAGAGTTGAGTGAATTGCCTTTTTACTGGGTGTTGATAGATCAACTTGGATCATCAGACGATGAGGTAACTAAGTTGCCACATGGATTTGAGGAGCGGACAAGCGGGCGTGGGGTAGTGTGTAGAAGTTGGGCCCCACAGTTCAAGATATTAAGTCATGACTCGTTGGGTGggttgttgattcattctggtacgAGTTCAGTTGTGGAAGGACTTCAACTCGGTAAACCACTTGTATTGTTGCCATTCATAATTGACCAAGGAATAATGGCAAGTTATTTGGTGGAGAAAAAGATGGCATGTATGGTTAATAGGGACGAGGTTGATGGGTCGTTTGAGCCGGAATCGGTTGCTGAGTCACTCAATCTTGTGATGGTGAAACAAGAAGGGAAAGTATATAGAGATAAAGCCAAAGAGATGATGTCTTTGATTGGAAGCACAAATGTTCAAGACAAATATTTGCAGGAGTTGATGGCTTTTCTTCAAAACTATCAATGA